One region of Schistocerca cancellata isolate TAMUIC-IGC-003103 unplaced genomic scaffold, iqSchCanc2.1 HiC_scaffold_1141, whole genome shotgun sequence genomic DNA includes:
- the LOC126159421 gene encoding serine/arginine repetitive matrix protein 1-like, with product MGHPQDRHPSSDSHSVDPTSITTSSSSLAPSMDHPPPSPSSVTSSDSDNLVIATDSDASSISSQGEGRLRRSGRLLQKQEKSGQPLQPAIAEENQLHTPPASAKENPKHVETAEQVNPVLPQQCQGTEIEITKSDRPHKPTTDTSANAESAAPTPNVTQRTPEGGNRGQEKTGPVAPQAQGGPTQNRNQRTNRGRRVPPITVFETKGYTTLIGQIQGKLTGALSTTYKGDSIVYQATNPDDFQYLKQEFRKRNLEFFTYNDDPKSTLKVVVKRLTPYWTPEDVKNALAEKGFPVWEQSLQAAERNPEKFWGIIKARRQPHKANRPLHGQNGLVYTPEDKATAMSNTLELQFQENVIEDDEDEVDALEQRQRRVPAGNSHPRGAPAPANSRTKRRRGRRGRATGRAHSGAVVNPGQQQGNSNARNKEPQRHHRQPQNTAPAAKGNGGPAPHAAILQVPARQPAAPAAAHQAVAPPSPPQREARTAAQRVVAPPPAPLPRQAAPSAVPRTGRADQSAQPAPDQNSMADFPEPRWRQQRPTTAQQRPPRQQRPTTVQQQTPAALVDACQQNGGIRETGSGHVVGPRQDGDRIDRLLDTMQHMMARMSELMAAVHQDRHRVQAR from the exons ATGGGGCACCCACAAGATCGACATCCAAGCAGCGACTCACACAGTGTGGACCCGACATCTATCACGACTTCATCATCATCTCTTgctccatcaatggaccacccacccCCATCACCATCTTCAGTCACTAGCTCGGACTCTGACAATCTTGTCATTGCCACCGACAGTGACGCCAGCTCTATCTCATCACAGGGCGAGGGACGTCTGCGGCGAAGCGGGAGGCTGCTTCAAAAACAGGAAAAGTCTGGGCAGCCCCTGCAACCCGCTATTGCGGAAGAAAATCAACTGCACACGCCACCTGCCTCAGCAAAAGAAAACCCAAAACATGTCGAAACAGCTGAACAGGTAAATCCTGTACTGCCACAACAATGCCAGGGCACAGAAATCGAAATCACGAAATCTGACCGCCCCCATAAACCAACAACAGATACTAGTGCAAACGCAGAAAGCGCAGCACCAACACCAAATGTCACCCAGAGGACGCCAGAGGGCGGAAACAGGGGACAGGAGAAAACAGGCCCAGTAGCCCCCCAGGCGCAAGGTGGCCCCACCCAAAATAGAAACCAAAGAACCAACAGAGGCCGAAGGGTTCCCCCTATCACCGTGTTCGAGACAAAAGGGTACACGACCTTGATAGGGCAAATCCAGGGAAAACTAACGGGTGCCCTCAGTACCACATACAAGGGTGATAGCATCGTATACCAGGCTACCAACCCAGACGATTTTCAATACCTCAAGCAAGAATTCAGGAAGCGCAATCTAGAATTCTTCACGTACAACGACGAcccgaagagtacactgaaggtcgtcGTTAAAAGACTGACGCCCTACTGGACCCCAGAGGACGTCAAGAACGCACTCGCCGAGAAGGGCTTTCCGGT GTGGGAACAAAGTCTCCAGGCAGCTGAGAGAAACCCTGAAAAGTTCTGGGGGATAATAAAAGCTAGGCGGCAACCCCACAAAGCCAACAGACCCCTACACGGGCAGAACGGCTTGGTGTACACGCCAGAGGACAAAGCGACTGCCATGTCAAACACCCTCGAGCTCCAATTCCAGGAGAATGTCATAGAGGACGACGAGGACGAAGTAGATGCCCTGGAACAGCGG CAACGGCGAGTTCCGGCGGGAAACTCTCACCCACGTGGAGCCCCAGCGCCCGCCAACAGCCGGACAAAGAGAAGACGCGGTCGCCGAGGCCGCGCCACCGGAAGAGCGCATTCCGGAGCGGTCGTCAACCCCGGCCAGCAGCAGGGGAACTCCAACGCCCGGAACAAAGAACCACAGCGGCACCACAGGCAGCCGCAGAACACCGCCCCGGCAGCAAAAGGAAATGGCGGACCAGCTCCGCACGCCGCCATACTCCAGGTACCTGCGCGCCAACCCGCTGCCCCTGCAGCAGCTCACCAGGCCGTAGCTCCGCCCTCCCCGCCGCAGCGCGAGGCCAGGACGGCGGCGCAGCGGGTGGTAGCCCCGCCTCCCGCGCCCCTGCCACGGCAAGCGGCCCCCTCGGCCGTTCCTCGCACCGGCCGGGCGGACCAATCAGCGCAGCCCGCCCCGGACCAGAACAGCATGGCGGACTTTCCGGAGCCGCGATGGCGGCAGCAGCGGCCAACCACGGCTCAGCAGCGACCTCCACGGCAGCAGCGGCCAACCACGGTACAGCAGCAAACTCCCGCAGCCCTCGTCGACGCCTGTCAACAAAATGGCGGCATCCGGGAGACTGGAAGCGGCCATGTTGTCGGGCCCCGACAAGATGGCGACCGCATTGACCGCCTCCTCGACACAATGCAGCACATGATGGCTCGGATGTCCGAGCTAATGGCCGCAGTACACCAG